One segment of Pontibacter akesuensis DNA contains the following:
- a CDS encoding CsgE family curli-type amyloid fiber assembly protein, whose product MMETRLTLLWLSLVIGLSLVLHRAEAQQQTVPQDSLRQEENTLQRTYEQNIRNSAQLEIDGLVVDETITKMGRDFYDVFHRQWEAPPMAQNFTIQIKEFPARGLGALIQVTVNDQTILEQQLQPRYDIIEEIATYAAGHAYEFLLQDQLQRQLEAEGKKARELF is encoded by the coding sequence ATGATGGAAACACGTCTTACGCTGCTATGGCTAAGCCTTGTGATAGGCCTCTCGCTGGTACTGCACCGTGCCGAGGCGCAACAACAGACGGTTCCTCAGGACTCCCTTCGCCAGGAAGAGAATACTTTGCAGCGTACGTATGAGCAGAACATCCGCAACTCAGCCCAGTTGGAAATAGACGGGCTCGTTGTGGATGAGACCATCACCAAGATGGGGCGTGACTTTTACGATGTGTTCCACCGCCAATGGGAGGCGCCGCCAATGGCACAGAACTTCACCATTCAAATAAAAGAGTTTCCTGCCCGGGGTTTGGGAGCGTTGATCCAGGTAACGGTGAACGACCAGACCATCCTGGAGCAGCAGCTACAGCCCAGGTATGATATAATTGAGGAGATTGCCACTTACGCCGCGGGCCATGCCTATGAGTTTCTGCTGCAGGATCAGTTGCAACGGCAGCTGGAAGCAGAGGGGAAAAAGGCGCGGGAGCTCTTCTGA
- a CDS encoding response regulator produces MTYQPLTLALADDHNLFRKGVLELLKAFPEITLVADASNGAELLELVESNLPDVIMLDLEMPEMDGVDTSRYLLSKYPHVNILIMSTYGDEALVESLLEEGVKGYLLKNSEPEELRQALQALKGGRSYFSPAIKIEMPCK; encoded by the coding sequence ATGACTTATCAGCCACTTACGCTGGCACTTGCCGACGATCATAATCTGTTTCGGAAGGGGGTGCTGGAACTACTCAAGGCCTTTCCGGAGATCACGCTAGTAGCCGATGCCAGCAATGGAGCCGAGCTGCTCGAGCTGGTGGAGAGCAACTTGCCCGATGTCATCATGCTGGACCTGGAAATGCCAGAAATGGACGGCGTGGATACTTCGCGCTATCTGCTTTCCAAGTACCCGCACGTCAATATTTTGATCATGTCTACCTACGGAGACGAGGCGCTGGTGGAAAGCCTGCTGGAGGAGGGCGTGAAAGGCTATCTGCTCAAAAACTCAGAGCCGGAGGAGCTTAGGCAGGCCCTGCAGGCGCTGAAAGGGGGCAGGTCGTACTTCTCTCCCGCTATAAAGATAGAAATGCCTTGTAAATAA
- a CDS encoding sensor histidine kinase, giving the protein MKTLEPFILITPVLLILAVGIIVFVLLYQRRMLQHQDQVRYLHDLKQRQLLEATFQAQEEERRRVARDLHDEVGAMLALVKLNLHQLINNAAVKDEGLLTAGYNIKQQLDDVLSSVRRISHDLMPVVLEKMGLAQALEALRRSFMSTGLLRITVKYNEKNRRLQAKHELLLFRMVQELLNNTLKHAQASEVTLDLFFGEDRTELIYMDNGKGFDLGSLQNRQNTEGGLGIMSLQSRAALMGGDITITSAPGKGTKAEITLPVANA; this is encoded by the coding sequence ATGAAAACACTGGAGCCCTTTATACTTATCACACCCGTGCTGCTGATTCTGGCCGTGGGGATTATTGTGTTTGTGCTGCTTTACCAGCGGCGTATGCTGCAGCACCAGGACCAGGTACGCTACCTGCACGACCTGAAGCAGCGGCAGCTGCTGGAGGCGACTTTTCAGGCACAGGAGGAAGAGCGCCGCCGGGTGGCCCGCGACCTGCACGATGAGGTAGGGGCTATGCTGGCGCTGGTGAAGCTAAACCTGCACCAGCTCATCAATAACGCCGCTGTAAAAGACGAGGGTTTGCTCACGGCAGGATACAACATCAAACAGCAACTCGACGATGTGCTGTCCAGCGTGCGCCGCATCTCGCACGACCTGATGCCTGTGGTGTTGGAGAAAATGGGGCTGGCGCAGGCATTGGAGGCCCTTCGGCGGTCTTTTATGAGCACAGGTTTGCTGCGTATCACTGTAAAATACAATGAAAAAAATAGGAGATTGCAAGCGAAACATGAACTGCTGCTTTTTCGTATGGTGCAGGAGTTGCTCAACAACACGCTAAAGCACGCTCAGGCGAGCGAAGTGACACTGGACCTGTTCTTTGGGGAAGACAGAACAGAACTGATCTACATGGACAACGGCAAAGGTTTTGACCTTGGCTCTTTGCAGAACAGGCAAAATACAGAGGGGGGCCTTGGTATTATGAGCCTGCAGAGCCGTGCCGCTTTGATGGGGGGGGACATTACCATAACCTCGGCTCCTGGTAAGGGCACAAAGGCCGAAATAACTTTACCAGTTGCAAACGCATAG
- the trxA gene encoding thioredoxin, with product MAKKSFQEVVSNPDMPVLVDFYADWCGPCKAMSPVVQQVASEFNGKVKVIKVNIDTNQAAASQYRVQGVPTFILFNKGQQVWRQSGAMPAQHLTKVIQQFV from the coding sequence ATGGCTAAGAAATCTTTTCAGGAGGTTGTAAGTAACCCGGACATGCCCGTACTGGTTGATTTTTACGCGGACTGGTGTGGCCCCTGCAAGGCCATGAGCCCGGTGGTGCAGCAGGTGGCCAGCGAGTTTAACGGAAAGGTGAAGGTGATCAAGGTGAACATCGACACAAACCAGGCCGCCGCCTCACAGTACCGGGTGCAGGGCGTGCCCACGTTTATCCTCTTCAACAAGGGCCAGCAAGTATGGCGGCAGTCCGGAGCCATGCCCGCGCAGCACCTGACAAAGGTGATTCAACAGTTCGTCTGA